From one Aeropyrum camini SY1 = JCM 12091 genomic stretch:
- a CDS encoding thiolase domain-containing protein, with product MVSRPNIHVKSKVAVVGAGITLFRRRMLETPRELAWEAAKQALDSAGLTIRDIDCVVIGSAPDAFDGVHMKGEYLADGSGGLFKPTVRVYVGGGTGVFVPIAAWWHVASGLCRTVLAVAEEKMSPARPHPQGVFAYIWDPVLERPLGPNLLWIFALEMRRYMHKCNASKETIALVSVKNKRNALDHPAAQAAANITVEDVLNSEVLVWPVNRLDVSPVSDGAAALVLASENEARRITDSPVWIEGVGWTLDNTHWYNRELGYPRYVQYAARMAYKMAAIERPWRDIDFAEPYDPFDYKELHHIEGLMLARPCEAPKLLEEGWFDRSGELPTSPSGGLLGVGNPIAAAGLMKAAELFWQLRYEAGARQVKKPVHRGVAQAWGDLMQAGTVVVMGN from the coding sequence ATGGTTTCCAGGCCTAACATCCATGTTAAGAGTAAGGTAGCTGTAGTGGGGGCGGGCATCACCCTTTTCAGGAGGAGAATGCTGGAGACGCCCCGGGAGCTCGCGTGGGAGGCGGCGAAGCAGGCTCTCGACTCCGCCGGCCTAACAATCAGGGACATAGACTGCGTCGTAATCGGCAGCGCCCCAGACGCCTTCGACGGGGTGCACATGAAGGGCGAGTACCTGGCTGACGGCAGCGGAGGCCTCTTCAAGCCTACTGTGAGGGTCTACGTCGGCGGCGGCACGGGTGTTTTCGTGCCTATAGCAGCGTGGTGGCACGTCGCCAGCGGCCTATGCAGGACCGTGCTGGCTGTAGCCGAGGAGAAGATGAGCCCTGCCAGACCCCACCCCCAGGGAGTGTTCGCCTACATCTGGGACCCCGTGCTAGAGAGGCCTCTCGGCCCGAACCTCCTGTGGATCTTCGCGCTGGAGATGAGGAGGTACATGCACAAGTGCAACGCCTCCAAGGAGACGATAGCACTGGTGAGCGTTAAGAACAAGAGGAATGCCCTCGACCACCCCGCGGCCCAGGCTGCTGCAAACATTACCGTGGAGGATGTGCTGAACAGCGAGGTCCTCGTGTGGCCAGTCAACAGGCTGGACGTCAGCCCGGTTAGCGACGGTGCCGCCGCCCTCGTGTTGGCGAGCGAGAACGAGGCGAGGAGGATAACCGATAGCCCCGTCTGGATAGAGGGCGTCGGCTGGACCCTGGATAATACACACTGGTACAACAGGGAGCTTGGCTATCCTAGGTACGTGCAGTACGCGGCCAGGATGGCCTACAAGATGGCTGCCATCGAGAGGCCGTGGAGGGACATAGACTTCGCGGAGCCCTACGACCCATTCGACTATAAGGAGCTCCACCATATAGAAGGGCTAATGCTGGCGAGGCCGTGCGAGGCGCCCAAGCTCCTGGAGGAGGGGTGGTTTGACAGGAGCGGGGAGCTGCCCACAAGCCCCAGCGGCGGCCTCCTCGGGGTGGGCAACCCCATAGCCGCTGCGGGGCTTATGAAGGCTGCCGAGCTGTTCTGGCAGCTCAGATACGAGGCTGGCGCCAGACAGGTGAAGAAGCCGGTGCACCGGGGCGTCGCCCAGGCCTGGGGCGACCTTATGCAGGCCGGGACGGTTGTGGTCATGGGCAACTAG
- a CDS encoding Zn-ribbon domain-containing OB-fold protein, which translates to MNAQWSKNPWTVYRFPGRMEVEKYVYTPGLHGLEFAKALREGRIVGTKCGDTVYVPPTTFCPDMTRGEIAEVLGPWYVESYTVVHESLEGKPLEKPIIIAVIAPEDAEGALVHYVDADPEEIYIGMPVEPVFRPPEERKGNILDILHFKPSAQA; encoded by the coding sequence GTGAACGCCCAGTGGAGTAAAAACCCGTGGACGGTCTACAGGTTTCCGGGGAGGATGGAGGTTGAGAAGTATGTATACACCCCGGGGCTTCACGGCCTAGAGTTTGCTAAGGCACTGCGTGAGGGAAGGATAGTTGGTACCAAGTGTGGCGACACAGTCTACGTGCCGCCTACCACCTTCTGCCCCGACATGACTAGGGGCGAGATCGCCGAGGTCCTCGGGCCGTGGTATGTGGAATCCTACACCGTGGTCCACGAGAGCCTGGAGGGGAAGCCTCTGGAGAAGCCGATCATCATAGCCGTGATAGCGCCGGAAGACGCTGAGGGCGCCCTAGTCCACTATGTAGATGCAGATCCAGAAGAGATATATATAGGGATGCCTGTGGAGCCCGTCTTCAGGCCGCCGGAGGAGAGGAAGGGCAACATACTGGACATACTACACTTCAAGCCCTCGGCACAAGCGTGA
- a CDS encoding Zn-ribbon domain-containing OB-fold protein has translation MPDGGKKLPGTYLSDKDLRALPGLVEHTPEAKYMFSAGQAQSRFLQGLREGRILGVRCPRCGRVYVPPRSYCEYCFAPTGEWVEVSGEGEVHTAVVSYISTFRERMEKPEIIAVVRLYAPGYSGKGDEYEFPGMFHKLCGVSEEDVMTGRVIGMKVRPRWRPPEERIGSVTDLECFEPVKS, from the coding sequence GTGCCTGATGGCGGTAAGAAGCTCCCCGGTACTTACCTCAGCGATAAGGATCTAAGGGCTCTCCCCGGCCTGGTGGAGCATACTCCGGAGGCCAAGTACATGTTCTCCGCAGGCCAGGCGCAGAGCAGGTTCCTCCAGGGCCTTAGAGAGGGGAGGATACTGGGGGTTAGGTGCCCGCGCTGCGGCCGGGTCTACGTGCCTCCTAGGAGCTACTGCGAATACTGCTTCGCGCCCACGGGCGAGTGGGTCGAGGTTAGTGGTGAGGGCGAGGTCCACACGGCTGTTGTTAGCTACATCTCAACTTTCAGGGAGAGGATGGAGAAGCCGGAGATAATAGCGGTGGTGAGGCTCTATGCGCCAGGCTACTCTGGAAAAGGGGACGAGTACGAGTTCCCGGGCATGTTCCACAAGCTGTGCGGCGTCAGCGAGGAGGACGTTATGACGGGGAGGGTTATAGGGATGAAGGTTAGGCCGCGGTGGAGGCCTCCAGAGGAGAGGATAGGCAGCGTGACGGATTTAGAGTGCTTCGAGCCCGTGAAAAGCTAG
- a CDS encoding tRNA(Met) cytidine acetyltransferase TmcA: MLKSRVEIEREAIEVLKDLNRAAGPGFTRLVRLVGAALRVAIPKRHRVMVVVSGSDPVRVGAGTARLLLYFERVYRRTVERRPLKILYMFHDEFDDARLRKEIVKRAVKEKGSMLEQVTARYEESDRFLGTTFQALVLDLTNDLKPNDVGRLVEVVEGGGIIILQAPSWDRWDRSLTLFKRNLLVPGHEEPRHIFITWFKRKLLEHNRGIIVYDADSRKILSGEPEEPGEYRRREPKPPKKSLFPPEVYRLALTQDQLEAVRLIEWLYDKPPRGRRKMIVITADRGRGKSSALGIGLVALANELGKVKHRVRIIVTAPSPGNVQSLMELALKTAETLGLDPKPVRRGGRIIEIQGRKFSLEYWEPATVVRLQGDIVAVDEASGIHVPLLHKIWRAHRRLVFSATIHGYEGAGRGFNVRFLSAVKKSGDTIIREFKMEEPIRYAPEDPIEKWLYNTLLLNAEPAELDEEDLEDIREGRLEYLKLDPSWLFSPEGEDTLRQLFGIYVLAHYRNEPDDLGMLADAPHHSIRAVRTSGKGKIVSAAQVAEEGGLGEDLIDRLLRGEKIAGNIIPDRMLKHARIREFGRMVGWRIVRIATHPEVQGRGVGSWLLSRLYEESVERGYDWLGSGFGINEQLLRFWLKNGFLVLHLSPDRNPVSGEYTSLVMKPITDRAEKAIMVAAREFKLKLLNSLHDTYSDMELGDAMLLLEMEPKALEPGYRPRLTRIQLDRLWIYNYGPMTYEAATDIIRELALSYWVMEPQARPKLGELEKKVLVAKVLQAKSWGEVAQELGVREHKVMTTLKDAVRKISRDLFGLTEDSRVGVELSEVLNRGGEELRDIQAGPREA, from the coding sequence GTGTTGAAGAGCAGGGTTGAGATTGAGCGGGAGGCTATAGAGGTGCTGAAGGACCTCAACAGGGCTGCCGGGCCGGGGTTTACAAGGCTAGTGAGGCTTGTGGGCGCCGCTCTAAGGGTTGCCATACCTAAGAGGCATAGGGTGATGGTGGTCGTCAGCGGCTCCGACCCCGTGAGGGTTGGTGCCGGCACTGCAAGGCTCCTCCTATACTTTGAGAGGGTTTACCGCAGGACGGTGGAGAGGAGGCCGCTCAAGATCCTCTACATGTTCCACGACGAGTTCGACGACGCCAGGCTGAGGAAGGAGATTGTTAAGAGGGCTGTGAAGGAGAAGGGGAGTATGCTAGAGCAGGTTACGGCCAGGTATGAGGAGAGCGACAGGTTCCTGGGCACCACGTTCCAGGCGCTCGTCCTCGACTTGACTAACGACCTCAAGCCGAACGATGTGGGGAGGCTGGTGGAGGTTGTCGAGGGGGGTGGCATCATCATACTGCAGGCGCCATCCTGGGACAGGTGGGACAGGTCCCTAACCCTCTTCAAGAGAAACCTTCTAGTCCCGGGCCATGAGGAGCCGAGGCACATATTCATAACATGGTTTAAGAGGAAGCTCCTGGAGCACAACAGGGGCATCATAGTCTACGACGCTGACTCGAGGAAGATCTTGAGCGGCGAGCCTGAGGAGCCGGGCGAGTACAGGAGGCGGGAGCCAAAGCCCCCTAAGAAGAGCCTCTTCCCACCCGAGGTGTACAGGCTCGCCCTAACCCAGGACCAGCTCGAGGCGGTGAGGCTGATTGAGTGGCTCTACGACAAGCCGCCTCGCGGGAGGAGGAAGATGATTGTGATAACCGCTGACAGGGGCCGCGGTAAGAGCAGCGCCCTCGGCATAGGCCTCGTGGCGCTGGCCAACGAGCTGGGCAAGGTCAAACATAGGGTGAGGATAATAGTGACGGCGCCCAGCCCCGGCAACGTTCAGAGCCTTATGGAGCTCGCTCTAAAGACTGCGGAGACCCTAGGGCTAGACCCCAAGCCCGTGAGGAGGGGGGGCAGGATAATAGAGATCCAGGGGAGGAAGTTCAGCCTCGAGTACTGGGAGCCGGCGACGGTGGTGAGGCTTCAGGGGGATATAGTGGCGGTGGACGAGGCGAGCGGGATACACGTACCACTCCTCCACAAGATATGGAGGGCTCATAGGAGGCTCGTGTTCTCAGCCACGATACACGGCTACGAGGGAGCAGGCAGGGGCTTCAACGTCAGGTTCCTCTCCGCTGTGAAGAAGAGCGGCGACACGATAATAAGGGAGTTTAAGATGGAAGAGCCCATAAGATACGCCCCCGAAGACCCGATTGAAAAGTGGCTCTACAACACCCTGCTCCTCAACGCGGAGCCGGCTGAGCTGGATGAGGAGGACCTGGAGGATATAAGGGAGGGGAGGCTAGAGTACCTCAAGCTCGACCCCAGCTGGCTCTTCAGCCCGGAGGGCGAGGACACGCTGAGGCAGCTCTTCGGGATATACGTTCTAGCCCACTATAGGAACGAGCCCGACGACCTTGGTATGCTGGCTGATGCCCCCCATCACAGCATAAGGGCTGTGAGGACCTCGGGGAAGGGGAAGATCGTCAGCGCGGCCCAGGTGGCTGAAGAGGGTGGTCTTGGTGAGGACCTGATAGACAGGCTTCTGAGGGGGGAGAAGATCGCGGGCAACATAATACCCGACAGGATGCTGAAGCACGCTAGGATACGGGAGTTTGGAAGGATGGTCGGGTGGAGGATAGTCAGGATAGCCACACACCCCGAAGTCCAGGGAAGGGGGGTTGGCAGCTGGCTCCTTTCGAGGCTCTACGAGGAGAGCGTGGAGAGAGGCTACGACTGGCTGGGCAGCGGCTTCGGCATAAACGAGCAGCTCCTCAGGTTCTGGCTTAAGAACGGGTTCCTGGTACTCCACCTCAGCCCGGACAGGAACCCTGTCAGCGGTGAGTACACGAGCCTCGTCATGAAGCCCATAACCGATAGGGCCGAGAAGGCGATAATGGTTGCGGCCAGAGAGTTCAAGCTTAAACTGCTGAACAGCCTCCACGACACCTACAGCGACATGGAGCTCGGCGACGCGATGCTCCTGCTCGAGATGGAGCCTAAGGCGCTCGAGCCCGGCTACAGGCCCAGGCTTACGAGGATACAGCTGGACAGGCTCTGGATCTACAACTACGGGCCCATGACTTACGAGGCGGCGACCGACATAATACGCGAGCTGGCCCTCTCCTACTGGGTTATGGAGCCCCAGGCCAGGCCTAAGCTGGGGGAGCTTGAGAAGAAGGTCCTGGTGGCTAAGGTGCTCCAGGCTAAGAGCTGGGGAGAGGTGGCCCAGGAGCTGGGGGTTAGGGAGCACAAGGTGATGACCACGCTGAAGGATGCGGTGAGAAAGATCTCCCGGGACCTCTTCGGCCTTACCGAGGATTCTAGGGTAGGGGTGGAGCTCAGTGAGGTCCTCAACCGGGGTGGGGAGGAGCTGCGAGATATACAGGCTGGACCCCGAGAAGCCTGA
- a CDS encoding thiolase domain-containing protein, translating to MARAAIVSAGWYGFKPEVGELSFREMMFEAAMRAYSRAGVDPRRDVDAFFSCQEDYWEGIAITDEFAPEPIGGVLRPTSTVAGDFIQCLGQAVMLVRTGYFDLVAVEAHAKPSDIATMKGVLDMALDPLYLRPLNPPNPHFLGGLMANAFLARTGVGRETLAMVAAKNKNAGLSNPRAGHAAPVTVGDVLSAKPVVDPLTWYDIAPFSDAAIVMLVASEEAARRHTDTPVWIEGVGWSTESGTGSLAWHQWDAMPSIRMAVDMAKAMAGLSGKPQTFTSFAELEDRYSFMEILSMEEAGIASAEEAYSMLEAGDTEPTGSYPVNPSGGSLAAGVALEATGGCRVLEAYERLLSMGEEIEPGRERALVVSWRGPPTRTAMAVILGV from the coding sequence TTGGCCAGGGCTGCTATAGTCTCCGCAGGCTGGTACGGGTTCAAGCCTGAAGTAGGGGAGCTCAGTTTCAGGGAAATGATGTTCGAGGCGGCTATGCGGGCCTATAGCCGGGCAGGCGTGGACCCTAGGAGGGATGTGGACGCCTTCTTCTCCTGCCAGGAGGACTACTGGGAGGGGATAGCGATAACCGACGAGTTCGCCCCAGAGCCCATAGGGGGGGTACTCAGGCCCACCTCAACGGTTGCCGGAGACTTTATCCAGTGCCTCGGACAGGCTGTGATGCTCGTGAGGACAGGCTATTTCGACCTTGTCGCTGTCGAGGCCCACGCAAAGCCGAGCGACATAGCCACCATGAAGGGGGTGCTCGACATGGCTCTAGACCCCCTCTACCTGAGGCCCCTCAACCCTCCGAACCCCCACTTCCTGGGAGGGCTTATGGCTAACGCGTTCCTAGCCAGAACGGGCGTTGGAAGAGAGACCCTGGCTATGGTGGCTGCTAAGAACAAGAACGCGGGGCTCTCCAACCCTAGGGCTGGCCACGCCGCTCCTGTGACCGTTGGAGACGTGTTATCGGCTAAGCCAGTTGTTGATCCCTTGACGTGGTATGATATAGCCCCCTTCAGCGACGCTGCAATAGTCATGCTGGTGGCGAGCGAGGAGGCCGCTAGGAGGCATACAGACACGCCGGTATGGATAGAGGGGGTTGGCTGGTCTACCGAGTCTGGAACCGGCTCGCTGGCGTGGCACCAGTGGGATGCGATGCCCAGCATTAGAATGGCCGTGGATATGGCCAAGGCCATGGCAGGGCTGAGCGGAAAGCCGCAGACCTTTACAAGCTTTGCCGAGCTCGAGGACAGGTACTCCTTCATGGAGATACTCTCCATGGAGGAGGCTGGCATAGCCAGCGCGGAGGAGGCCTACAGCATGCTGGAGGCCGGTGACACGGAGCCGACGGGAAGCTACCCAGTAAACCCCAGCGGGGGGAGCCTGGCCGCGGGCGTGGCCCTAGAGGCTACCGGGGGATGCCGGGTTCTGGAGGCCTACGAGAGGTTGCTGTCTATGGGTGAGGAGATTGAGCCAGGGAGGGAGAGGGCTTTGGTTGTCTCCTGGCGTGGGCCCCCTACCCGGACCGCCATGGCGGTTATACTCGGGGTCTAG